Proteins from a single region of Hymenobacter aquaticus:
- a CDS encoding M1 family metallopeptidase has protein sequence MKNILTLSLGLGLLTAPAGRAQQAPTLTRAAEPELPYRATDTKINALVHTKLAVGFDYAKRHLNGKAWLTLRPYAYATDSLRLDAKGFDIKTVALVDGTNQTPLKYDYADQNNLRIQLGKLMPVGTPYTVYIEYTAKPDELKVKGSAAITDAKGLYFINPDSAVKGKPVQIWTQGETEASSAWFPTIDRPNQKTTSEISMTVPARYVTLSNGALVSQTPAGAGLRTDTWKMELPHAPYLFMMAVGDFNIYQDKWRDKPVTYYLEPKYAPFAKQIFGDTPEMMEFFSKRLGVDFPWNKYAQIVARDYVSGAMENTSATLHGEFLQMNTRELLDREYANNQSVIAHELFHQWFGDYVTAESWSNLTVNESMADMSEALWAEYKYGPDAAGAHRNQYIRNYLNNPNNYAKNLVRFHYGDKEEMFDGVTYQKGGAIQDMLRTYLGDEVYFAGLNQYLKQNALGNGEAHQLRLAMEAASGRDLNWFFNQWYYGAGHPEVSIDYSWDAAKKVQSVTLKQTQEGPVFQLPLAVDVYVNGKPERHQVMMRQATETFQFGASAKPDLVNVDATKLTVWLKKDNKPLSEYVYQYAHAPLYVDRREAILAAKDKQDDAAARALLVKAMADKFYLLRSTAIDALNLENKAMAKAAAPVLRKMAANDPQNSVRAAALRALAKLKDKKDEKLFTQQLKNESYQVSGAALRGLVAVAPAKALAQAKTLETTDNNTTLAAVIDVYAAQGSDAQWSFVRDKFDAAPLQSRFELLEGLSGMLVRLDDPANFSAGVERVKALAIQFKPQGAAEPLIGLLQSVKQRKTSGPNVQQAQQTIDKAVQEIQDAK, from the coding sequence GTGAAGAATATCCTTACCCTGAGCCTCGGCTTGGGCTTGCTGACGGCCCCGGCCGGCCGGGCCCAACAGGCCCCTACCCTGACGCGCGCCGCCGAGCCCGAGCTGCCCTACCGCGCCACCGACACGAAAATCAACGCGCTGGTACACACCAAGCTGGCCGTGGGCTTCGACTACGCCAAGCGCCACCTCAACGGCAAGGCCTGGCTCACGCTGCGGCCCTACGCCTACGCCACCGACTCGCTCCGCCTCGATGCCAAGGGCTTCGACATCAAGACCGTGGCTTTGGTGGATGGCACCAATCAGACGCCGCTGAAGTACGACTACGCCGACCAGAACAACCTGCGCATCCAGCTGGGCAAATTGATGCCGGTGGGCACGCCCTACACGGTGTACATCGAGTACACGGCCAAGCCCGACGAGCTGAAGGTGAAGGGCAGCGCGGCCATTACCGACGCCAAAGGCCTGTATTTCATCAATCCCGACAGCGCCGTGAAGGGCAAGCCGGTGCAGATCTGGACCCAGGGCGAGACGGAAGCGTCGTCGGCCTGGTTTCCGACCATCGACCGGCCCAACCAGAAGACGACGTCGGAAATCAGCATGACGGTGCCCGCCCGGTACGTCACGCTCAGCAACGGGGCGTTGGTCAGCCAGACGCCGGCCGGGGCGGGCCTGCGTACCGACACCTGGAAGATGGAGCTGCCCCACGCGCCCTACCTGTTTATGATGGCCGTGGGCGACTTCAACATCTACCAGGACAAGTGGCGCGACAAGCCCGTGACGTACTATCTGGAGCCCAAGTACGCGCCCTTCGCCAAGCAGATTTTCGGCGACACGCCCGAAATGATGGAGTTTTTCTCTAAGCGCCTCGGCGTGGATTTTCCCTGGAACAAGTACGCCCAGATTGTGGCCCGCGACTACGTGAGCGGGGCCATGGAAAACACCTCGGCCACGCTGCATGGCGAGTTTTTGCAGATGAACACCCGCGAGCTGCTCGACCGGGAGTACGCCAACAACCAGTCCGTTATTGCTCACGAGCTGTTTCACCAGTGGTTTGGCGACTACGTGACGGCCGAAAGCTGGAGCAACCTGACCGTGAACGAGTCGATGGCCGACATGAGCGAGGCGCTGTGGGCCGAGTATAAGTACGGCCCGGACGCCGCCGGCGCCCACCGCAACCAGTACATCCGCAACTACCTCAACAACCCCAACAACTACGCGAAAAACCTCGTGCGCTTCCACTATGGCGACAAAGAGGAGATGTTCGACGGGGTAACTTACCAGAAGGGCGGCGCTATTCAGGACATGCTGCGCACTTACCTCGGCGACGAGGTGTACTTCGCCGGCCTGAACCAGTACCTGAAGCAGAATGCCCTCGGCAACGGCGAAGCTCACCAGCTGCGCCTGGCCATGGAAGCCGCCTCGGGCCGCGACCTGAACTGGTTCTTTAACCAGTGGTATTACGGCGCCGGCCACCCCGAGGTCAGCATCGACTACAGCTGGGACGCGGCCAAAAAGGTGCAGAGCGTGACGCTGAAGCAAACCCAGGAAGGCCCCGTTTTCCAGCTGCCGCTGGCCGTGGACGTGTACGTGAACGGCAAGCCCGAACGCCACCAGGTGATGATGCGCCAGGCCACCGAAACCTTCCAGTTTGGGGCCAGCGCCAAGCCCGATCTGGTCAACGTGGACGCCACCAAGCTCACGGTGTGGCTGAAAAAGGACAATAAGCCGCTGTCGGAGTACGTGTACCAGTACGCCCACGCCCCGCTGTACGTCGACCGGCGCGAGGCTATTCTGGCCGCCAAGGACAAGCAGGACGACGCGGCGGCCCGCGCGCTGCTGGTCAAGGCTATGGCCGACAAGTTTTACCTGCTCCGCTCCACCGCCATTGACGCCCTGAACCTGGAAAACAAGGCTATGGCCAAAGCCGCCGCGCCGGTGCTGCGCAAAATGGCCGCCAACGACCCACAGAACTCGGTGCGGGCCGCGGCCCTGCGGGCCCTGGCCAAGCTCAAGGACAAGAAGGATGAAAAGCTATTTACCCAGCAGCTCAAAAACGAGTCGTACCAGGTGAGTGGCGCGGCCCTGCGCGGGCTGGTGGCCGTGGCGCCAGCCAAAGCCCTGGCCCAGGCCAAAACCCTGGAAACCACCGACAATAACACCACCCTGGCCGCCGTCATCGACGTGTATGCCGCCCAGGGCAGTGATGCGCAGTGGAGCTTCGTGCGCGACAAGTTCGACGCGGCGCCGCTGCAGTCCCGCTTCGAGTTGCTCGAAGGGCTGTCGGGCATGCTGGTGCGCCTCGACGACCCGGCTAATTTCAGTGCGGGCGTGGAGCGGGTGAAAGCCCTGGCCATTCAGTTTAAGCCCCAGGGCGCGGCCGAGCCCCTCATCGGCTTGCTGCAAAGCGTGAAGCAGCGCAAAACCAGCGGCCCCAACGTCCAGCAGGCCCAGCAAACCATCGACAAAGCCGTGCAGGAAATTCAGGACGCCAAGTAA
- a CDS encoding TIGR03915 family putative DNA repair protein: MSRSLIPVNPSSVPRPGGGAGRPTAPALTAPPLDYSYDGSFEGLLTVLFTIYDRKAAPNSIQPVGAVQGGLFAQPLLVETHEATAARVWEGLLKHMTPEARTRLFHAFLSEQPDRELLIFRYADLAMRSAQDIAENYADDNVRRVAHLAQQMGREKHRMEAFVRFEKTADELFHATIEPDFDVLPLIAPHFTKRYADQRWLIYDRRRHYGLYYDLHRTDIVQFEPETTAPRRSTSVSATVLDEREPLFKVLWQTYFDHVNIPERKNIKLHRRHIPLRYWKYLSEKQPRETRFEPIKNKRPPQPDNLRLG; encoded by the coding sequence ATGAGCCGCTCCCTGATTCCCGTGAATCCTTCATCGGTGCCCCGACCCGGGGGCGGCGCGGGGCGGCCTACGGCTCCCGCGCTGACGGCCCCGCCGCTGGATTACAGCTACGATGGGTCGTTTGAGGGTTTGCTGACGGTACTTTTTACCATTTATGACCGCAAGGCGGCACCCAACAGCATTCAGCCGGTGGGCGCGGTGCAGGGCGGGCTGTTTGCCCAGCCGCTGCTGGTCGAAACCCACGAGGCCACGGCGGCGCGGGTGTGGGAAGGGCTGCTGAAACACATGACCCCGGAGGCGCGCACCCGGCTGTTTCACGCTTTCCTGAGCGAGCAGCCCGACCGGGAGCTGCTCATCTTCCGCTACGCCGACCTTGCCATGCGCTCAGCCCAGGATATTGCTGAGAACTACGCCGACGATAACGTGCGGCGGGTGGCGCACCTGGCCCAGCAAATGGGCCGCGAAAAGCACCGGATGGAGGCCTTCGTGCGCTTCGAGAAAACCGCCGACGAGCTGTTCCACGCCACCATCGAGCCCGACTTCGACGTGCTGCCCCTGATTGCGCCCCATTTCACCAAGCGCTACGCCGACCAGCGCTGGCTGATTTATGACCGACGCCGCCACTACGGCCTGTACTACGATCTGCACCGCACCGACATCGTGCAGTTTGAGCCCGAAACCACCGCGCCCCGGCGCAGCACGAGCGTGTCGGCCACGGTGCTCGACGAGCGGGAGCCGCTGTTTAAGGTGCTCTGGCAGACGTATTTCGACCACGTCAACATTCCGGAGCGCAAGAATATCAAGCTGCACCGCCGCCACATTCCGCTGCGCTACTGGAAATACCTGAGCGAAAAGCAGCCCCGCGAAACCCGCTTCGAGCCCATTAAGAACAAGCGCCCACCCCAGCCCGACAACTTGCGGCTCGGGTAA
- the rfbD gene encoding dTDP-4-dehydrorhamnose reductase: MGSVLVFGASGQLGQCLAHVAGERKMDELVFLPEAEANILNPAGLRQLFARYQPTYAINCAAYTAVDKAEDEVDLARQVNRDGVANLSTLCAEYDTTLIHVSTDFVFAGTGNQPLLETDETAPISVYGLTKLEGEQVIPAHTSRYFILRTSWLYSEYANNFVKTMLRFGRERDELRVIWDQIGTPTYAIDLAGCILTIIGTQSQQYGTYHYSNEGVTSWYDFAVDIFELSNTTVKTTPIRTAEYPTKATRPAYSVMDKTKAKTQLGVAIPHWRESLKVCISRLPAQ, translated from the coding sequence ATGGGTAGCGTACTTGTTTTTGGAGCGTCGGGGCAGCTGGGCCAGTGCCTGGCGCACGTGGCCGGGGAAAGAAAGATGGATGAGCTGGTTTTTCTGCCCGAAGCGGAAGCCAACATCCTCAATCCGGCGGGGCTGCGGCAGCTATTTGCCCGCTACCAGCCCACGTATGCCATCAACTGCGCCGCCTACACGGCCGTGGATAAGGCCGAGGACGAAGTAGACCTGGCCCGGCAGGTGAACCGCGACGGAGTTGCGAACCTGAGCACGCTCTGCGCCGAGTACGACACCACCCTGATCCACGTTTCCACTGATTTCGTGTTTGCCGGCACCGGCAATCAGCCCCTGCTGGAAACCGATGAAACGGCCCCCATCAGCGTGTACGGCCTGACCAAGCTGGAAGGCGAGCAGGTGATTCCGGCGCACACGAGCCGGTATTTCATTCTGCGCACGAGCTGGCTGTATTCGGAGTACGCCAACAACTTCGTGAAAACGATGCTGCGCTTTGGCCGGGAGCGGGACGAGCTGCGCGTTATCTGGGACCAGATTGGCACGCCTACCTACGCCATCGACCTGGCCGGCTGCATCCTGACCATCATCGGAACCCAAAGCCAGCAGTACGGCACTTACCACTACAGCAACGAGGGTGTCACGTCGTGGTACGACTTCGCCGTGGACATCTTCGAGCTGAGCAACACGACGGTGAAAACCACCCCCATTCGCACTGCTGAGTACCCCACCAAGGCCACGCGCCCGGCCTACTCGGTGATGGACAAAACCAAAGCCAAAACCCAGCTCGGCGTAGCCATTCCGCACTGGCGTGAGAGCCTGAAAGTATGCATCAGCCGCCTTCCAGCCCAGTAA
- a CDS encoding MFS transporter: MRSSSASSPTLAPAHAAPQLTPALVWLMAIACGLVVANIYYNQPLLADIGRTFHLSDSRASLVATLTQVGYTLGLFFVVPLGDKLERKRLILLLLVLAAGAMAAAALAPSFALLIGASLLIGIFSAVPQLLVPMAAHLASDDERGRVVGKIMSGLLIGILLSRTLSGYIGAHGGWRLVFGIGSGAMLVLALILALKLPKDQPDFEGTYASLMKSLSTLTRTLPALRKSALTGAFLFASFSVFWTTLVFFLEGSPYFYKSDVAGFFGLIGALGALAAPLAGKSADTRGPAYAINIGILMSLAAYLVLAFGGYHLVGLVVGVIVLDIGVQATHISNQSRIFSLVPEARSRLNTIYMTAYFIGGSLGSLAGGTAWAHYQWPGVCAVGLSFVAAAYLVNRFYGNAPRG; encoded by the coding sequence ATGCGTTCTTCCTCTGCTTCCTCTCCCACCCTGGCGCCAGCGCATGCGGCTCCGCAGCTCACGCCGGCCCTGGTCTGGCTGATGGCCATTGCCTGCGGCCTGGTGGTAGCCAATATTTACTACAACCAGCCGCTGCTGGCCGACATCGGCCGCACCTTTCACCTCTCCGACAGCCGCGCCAGCCTGGTCGCTACGCTCACGCAGGTTGGCTACACGCTGGGGTTGTTTTTCGTGGTGCCGCTCGGCGACAAGCTGGAGCGCAAACGCCTGATTTTGTTATTGCTGGTACTGGCCGCCGGTGCTATGGCCGCCGCGGCCCTGGCGCCTTCCTTTGCCCTGCTGATCGGGGCCAGCCTGCTGATTGGCATCTTTTCGGCCGTGCCGCAGCTGCTGGTACCCATGGCCGCCCACCTGGCTTCCGACGACGAGCGGGGCCGCGTGGTGGGTAAAATCATGAGCGGGCTGCTGATCGGCATTTTGCTGTCGCGCACCCTGAGCGGCTACATTGGGGCCCACGGCGGCTGGCGGCTGGTCTTCGGCATCGGCAGCGGGGCCATGCTGGTGCTGGCGCTGATTCTGGCCCTGAAGCTGCCCAAAGACCAGCCCGATTTCGAAGGCACCTACGCCAGCCTGATGAAGTCCCTCTCGACGCTGACCCGTACGCTGCCGGCCCTGCGCAAGTCGGCGCTGACGGGGGCGTTCCTGTTTGCCTCGTTCAGCGTGTTCTGGACCACGCTGGTGTTTTTCCTGGAAGGCAGCCCCTATTTCTATAAGAGCGACGTGGCCGGCTTTTTCGGGCTGATTGGCGCGCTGGGGGCGTTGGCGGCACCGCTGGCCGGCAAATCGGCCGATACGCGGGGGCCGGCCTACGCCATCAACATCGGGATTCTGATGTCGTTGGCCGCGTACCTGGTGCTGGCCTTTGGCGGCTACCATCTGGTAGGCCTCGTGGTGGGCGTCATCGTGCTGGATATCGGCGTGCAGGCCACCCACATTTCCAACCAGTCGCGAATTTTCTCTTTGGTACCCGAAGCCCGCAGCCGCCTCAATACTATCTACATGACGGCCTATTTCATCGGCGGCTCTCTGGGCTCGTTGGCCGGCGGCACGGCCTGGGCGCACTACCAGTGGCCGGGCGTGTGCGCCGTGGGCCTGTCGTTCGTAGCGGCCGCCTACCTGGTCAACCGCTTCTACGGCAACGCCCCGCGCGGCTAG
- a CDS encoding GreA/GreB family elongation factor gives MSRAFTKEDDVQSPTIIPPRAALPPNTPNYVTPHGLELLRAELTTLETERAQVEANRDNDADRTRQLSVYNGRISDLTSRLASAKVVDPRTQPPQEVRFGATVTLRTTSGGKVGFERKFTIVGADEASVAAGKVAFVAPIARAVIGAKLGKPVTLRLGPKEEVVEVAAITYEG, from the coding sequence ATGAGCCGCGCATTCACCAAAGAGGACGACGTACAGTCGCCCACCATTATTCCGCCCCGGGCCGCCCTGCCGCCCAACACGCCCAACTACGTCACGCCCCATGGCCTGGAGCTGCTGCGCGCCGAGCTGACCACGCTGGAAACCGAGCGGGCGCAGGTGGAAGCCAACCGCGACAACGACGCCGACCGCACCCGGCAGTTGTCGGTCTACAACGGCCGCATCAGCGACCTGACCAGCCGCCTTGCCAGCGCCAAAGTGGTAGACCCCCGCACCCAGCCCCCGCAGGAAGTCCGTTTTGGCGCTACCGTTACGCTGCGCACCACCAGCGGCGGCAAAGTCGGGTTTGAGCGCAAATTCACCATCGTGGGCGCGGACGAGGCCTCGGTAGCGGCGGGCAAAGTCGCGTTTGTGGCACCCATTGCCCGGGCCGTCATCGGGGCCAAGCTGGGCAAGCCCGTTACGCTCAGGCTCGGCCCCAAAGAGGAAGTCGTGGAAGTCGCCGCCATTACTTACGAGGGCTAG
- a CDS encoding helix-turn-helix transcriptional regulator, whose amino-acid sequence MNPRLLPALHAPDDLTTLVENRTVYSLDAFELNIFETHQTARRVPLSMGSLVLTTMLRGKKVMHLSGQAAFDYLPGESVIVGEEQLMEIDFPEATLDNPTQCLAVAIPADTIRHTVDLLNERFPLAEEHTPWHLDAHHNAHLTNTPELTGTLERLVHLSQETHAAKDVLAGFTLQELLIRLMQTNARQLIFQNYAQHLTSHRFAQVVQYIKRHFTEQITVDKLSELACMSKATFFRLFKREFGLTPVEYIIQERLAEAKRLLRNPVATVADVCFRAGFNNPAYFQTIFKKYEGITPGLYKKQCGLG is encoded by the coding sequence ATGAACCCACGCCTGCTGCCCGCCCTCCACGCCCCGGACGACCTCACCACGCTGGTTGAAAACCGCACGGTGTACTCGCTGGACGCCTTTGAGCTCAACATCTTCGAAACCCACCAGACGGCCCGGCGCGTGCCCCTGAGCATGGGCAGCCTGGTGCTGACCACCATGCTGCGGGGCAAGAAAGTGATGCACCTGAGCGGGCAGGCGGCCTTCGACTACCTGCCGGGCGAGTCGGTGATTGTGGGCGAAGAGCAGCTGATGGAAATCGACTTTCCCGAGGCCACCCTCGACAACCCGACCCAGTGCCTGGCCGTGGCCATTCCGGCCGATACCATCCGTCACACCGTGGATTTGCTCAACGAGCGGTTCCCGCTGGCCGAGGAGCACACGCCTTGGCACCTCGACGCCCACCACAACGCCCACCTGACCAACACGCCCGAGCTGACCGGCACGCTGGAGCGCCTGGTGCATTTGTCGCAGGAAACGCACGCGGCCAAGGACGTGCTGGCCGGCTTCACCTTGCAGGAGCTGCTGATCCGGCTGATGCAAACCAACGCCCGCCAGCTGATTTTTCAGAACTACGCCCAGCACCTGACCTCCCACCGCTTTGCCCAGGTGGTGCAGTACATCAAGCGCCACTTCACCGAGCAGATTACCGTGGACAAGCTCAGCGAGCTGGCCTGCATGAGCAAAGCCACGTTTTTCCGCCTGTTCAAGCGCGAGTTTGGCCTCACGCCGGTCGAATACATCATTCAGGAGCGGCTGGCCGAAGCCAAGCGCCTCTTGCGCAACCCCGTGGCGACGGTGGCCGACGTGTGCTTCCGGGCCGGCTTCAACAACCCGGCGTACTTCCAGACCATCTTCAAGAAGTACGAGGGCATCACGCCGGGCTTGTATAAAAAGCAGTGCGGGCTGGGCTAA